One window of Quercus robur chromosome 5, dhQueRobu3.1, whole genome shotgun sequence genomic DNA carries:
- the LOC126727018 gene encoding ankyrin repeat-containing protein NPR4-like, which translates to MKVKHTLALKLTKTLAEVDTTWIQLHNSTTENIAIHVGSPSLDEGQTKEEQTEEQTEEQTDQTSYTPLLIAASKGIVEIVDSVILVKPQGIEHVSRDEENILHVAISYRKIEIFQRIKKMKTMTRRLASRIDKKGYTILHHVADMKNYDRGPQPGPAFQLQAELKWFKRVQKIIPDHYVMHHDRTNQMTAEELFKEKHSKLLEDAQKWIKETSQSCSAVAVLVATVVFAAAYTVPGGNDDTGHPVFLHSPFFLFFTIMDVLSLASSLTSVVMFLSILSSPFEYENFRISLPRKLTLGFTLLFFSVTTTMLSFAATILLIIHFKKTSWTTTVIYTAAFLPVCVFALMQFPLYKAFSSTLRALTKKILKTVLPQKFTPRYLLTTIKRKWA; encoded by the exons ATGAAGGTAAAGCATACATTGGCTTTAAAACTCACCAAGACTCTAGCAGAGGTGGATACTACATGGATTCAGCTTCACAATTCTACAACAGAAAACATTGCGATTCACGTAGGGAGTCCAAGTTTGGATGAGGGACAAACCAAGGAGGAACAAACCGAGGAGCAAACCGAGGAACAAACCGATCAGACATCTTACACCCCATTGCTTATCGCAGCCAGCAAAGGAATAGTAGAAATAGTTGACAGCGTGATTCTGGTGAAACCTCAGGGAATTGAGCACGTCAGTAGGGACGAGGAAAACATATTACATGTGGCCATTAGCTACCGCAAAATAGAAATCTTCCAGCGCATTAAGAAGATGAAAACAATGACTCGTAGGCTGGCTTCACGGATTGATAAGAAAGGCTACACTATATTGCATCATGTTGCCGACATGAAGAACTATGATCGAGGACCCCAACCTGGTCCTGCTTTCCAATTGCAGGCGGAGTTGAAATGGTTCAAG CGTGTGCAGAAAATAATTCCTGACCATTATGTCATGCACCACGACAGAACTAATCAAATGACAGCAGAAGAGTTATTCAAAGAGAAACACTCTAAACTTCTCGAGGACGCGCAAAAGTGGATAAAGGAGACCTCTCAATCATGCTCTGCAGTCGCGGTCCTCGTTGCCACTGTAGTTTTCGCGGCTGCCTACACTGTCCCAGGGGGTAACGACGACACAGGCCATCCAGTTTTCCTTCACTCTCCATTCTTCCTGTTCTTCACTATCATGGACGTTCTCTCCCTTGCGAGCTCTTTGACTTCCGTTGTCATGTTCCTCTCCATTCTCTCTTCTCCATTTGAGTATGAAAATTTCCGTATATCACTTCCGCGGAAGCTGACATTAGGGTTCACGTTGCTCTTCTTCTCTGTCACAACAACCATGCTTAGTTTCGCGGCTACTATTTTGCTCATTATTCATTTTAAGAAGACATCTTGGACTACGACTGTGATTTATACTGCTGCGTTCCTTCCTGTCTGTGTGTTTGCGCTTATGCAATTCCCATTGTACAAAGCATTCTCCAGTACTTTGCGAGCCCTTACCAAGAAAATATTGAAGACGGTACTTCCCCAGAAATTCACTCCTCGTTACTTGCTGACAACCATTAAGCGAAAATGGGCTTAA